A single genomic interval of Saccharospirillum mangrovi harbors:
- a CDS encoding nitrate- and nitrite sensing domain-containing protein codes for MSPRPRATEQFLLAAKQSEMTSLAELADTCEVVTAVSELIHQLQRERGLSNVYLGSQGQRLADQRDAQIDHSRDQEKALRLLLQQRYLESRRHSPSTRVLTRTALVMQALDELDTLRQRITQQQVDARLSTQAFSRLMAGLLSIVFEAADGAGDPSTTRALLALFNFMQGKEYAGQERAWAAFGFTASQFNDDSRERLANLRFAQQRCFDQFLAFASDEQQWQWQSLEQADVVAQFLKLREVIDAFKDDDAIPADLGEVWYDLATQRIDLMHELERDLASYLLALSQAQLTKAKQQLRDHEYHLLSVLADHQDAYAEPPSLLLDLDAPLVPAGLAGSHSTESEPVIGRTLYDLLKAQAEHLREVSDELFETREALNERKLLERAKALLMKSLKLSEDEAYHRIQKRAMDSHMRVTEVCELLIEAAEQAGR; via the coding sequence ATGAGCCCAAGGCCCCGCGCCACCGAACAGTTTTTGCTGGCCGCCAAACAGTCGGAAATGACCAGTCTCGCGGAGCTTGCTGATACCTGCGAAGTGGTTACCGCGGTCAGCGAGTTGATTCATCAATTGCAGCGCGAACGCGGTTTGTCGAACGTCTATTTAGGCAGCCAGGGGCAACGCTTGGCAGACCAACGCGACGCACAAATCGACCACAGCCGCGATCAGGAAAAAGCACTGCGCCTGTTGTTGCAGCAACGCTATCTGGAATCGCGCCGGCATTCGCCATCAACGCGTGTGCTGACGCGCACGGCGCTGGTGATGCAGGCGTTGGATGAACTCGACACCCTGCGCCAGCGCATCACCCAACAGCAAGTTGACGCTCGGCTCAGCACTCAGGCGTTCAGTCGATTAATGGCGGGATTGCTCAGCATCGTGTTCGAAGCCGCCGATGGCGCCGGCGACCCGAGCACCACGCGCGCGCTGCTGGCGCTGTTCAATTTTATGCAGGGCAAGGAATACGCCGGGCAGGAACGCGCCTGGGCGGCCTTCGGTTTTACCGCCAGCCAGTTCAACGACGACAGCCGCGAACGACTCGCCAACCTGCGTTTTGCGCAGCAACGCTGTTTCGATCAATTCCTGGCGTTCGCCAGCGACGAGCAACAATGGCAATGGCAATCGCTGGAACAGGCCGACGTCGTGGCGCAATTTTTAAAGCTGCGCGAGGTTATCGATGCCTTCAAAGACGACGACGCCATTCCGGCCGACCTCGGCGAAGTCTGGTACGACTTGGCAACCCAACGCATCGACCTGATGCACGAACTGGAGCGCGATTTAGCAAGCTATCTGTTAGCGCTCAGCCAGGCGCAACTGACCAAGGCCAAACAGCAACTGCGCGATCACGAGTACCATTTACTGTCGGTCTTGGCCGACCATCAGGACGCCTATGCCGAACCGCCATCGCTGTTACTCGACTTGGATGCGCCGCTGGTGCCCGCCGGTTTGGCCGGCAGCCACAGCACCGAATCGGAACCGGTCATCGGGCGCACTCTTTATGACTTATTGAAAGCCCAGGCCGAACATCTGCGCGAAGTCAGCGACGAATTGTTTGAAACGCGCGAAGCGCTGAACGAACGCAAACTGCTCGAACGCGCCAAGGCGTTGCTGATGAAGAGTTTAAAATTGAGCGAAGACGAGGCGTATCACCGCATTCAGAAACGCGCCATGGATTCGCACATGCGCGTAACCGAAGTGTGTGAATTGTTAATCGAGGCCGCCGAACAAGCCGGCCGTTGA
- a CDS encoding MazG nucleotide pyrophosphohydrolase domain-containing protein, protein MPELNASPNLADLQRYVHELESERGFDTQSSRDKCLLLGEEVGELFKAVRQAEGMPMDVNAAAADLADELADVLIYLCSIANRYDLNLEDAFRAKEAKNKQRRWE, encoded by the coding sequence ATGCCCGAACTCAACGCCAGTCCCAACCTCGCCGACCTGCAACGCTACGTGCATGAACTGGAAAGCGAACGCGGCTTCGACACCCAGAGCAGCCGCGACAAATGTTTATTGTTGGGTGAAGAAGTCGGCGAGTTGTTCAAAGCGGTGCGTCAGGCTGAGGGCATGCCGATGGATGTGAACGCCGCGGCCGCTGATCTGGCCGACGAATTGGCCGATGTGCTGATTTATCTGTGCTCCATCGCCAACCGTTACGACCTGAACCTGGAAGACGCCTTTCGCGCCAAGGAAGCCAAAAACAAACAGCGCCGCTGGGAATAG
- a CDS encoding formate/nitrite transporter family protein, whose protein sequence is MSYLLPNEFVTKMVDAGESKIYMSTRDTLIRAFMAGAILALAAVFAVSVAVATGSPLLGAVLFPVGFCMLYLMGFDLLTGVFMLTPLALLDRRAGVTVPQVLRNWGLVFLGNFAGALTVAFMMSFIFTYGYNTDGGAIAAKVAAIGESRTVGYAQYGAAGWFTIFIRGMLCNWMVSLGVVGAMVSTSVSGKVIAMWMPIMLFFFMGFEHSVVNMFLFPFSLIMGGNFSIADYFIWNEIPTALGNLVGGLAFTGLTLFSTHYKTAPKRQLANRAPLNTAEAKTA, encoded by the coding sequence ATGTCTTACTTACTGCCGAACGAGTTCGTGACCAAGATGGTCGATGCGGGCGAATCGAAAATTTATATGTCCACGCGCGATACCTTAATTCGCGCCTTTATGGCCGGGGCGATTCTGGCGCTGGCGGCGGTGTTTGCGGTGTCTGTGGCCGTTGCCACCGGCAGCCCGCTGCTGGGCGCGGTGCTGTTCCCGGTCGGTTTCTGCATGCTCTATCTGATGGGTTTCGATCTGCTGACCGGCGTGTTCATGCTGACACCGCTGGCGCTGCTCGACCGCCGCGCCGGTGTCACCGTGCCGCAAGTGTTGCGCAACTGGGGTCTGGTGTTTCTCGGCAACTTTGCGGGCGCGCTGACGGTCGCCTTCATGATGTCGTTCATCTTCACCTACGGCTATAACACCGATGGCGGTGCCATTGCCGCCAAGGTGGCGGCCATTGGTGAAAGCCGTACCGTCGGTTACGCCCAGTACGGCGCGGCCGGTTGGTTCACCATTTTCATTCGCGGCATGTTGTGCAACTGGATGGTGTCGCTCGGCGTGGTCGGTGCCATGGTGTCGACCAGTGTGTCCGGCAAGGTCATCGCCATGTGGATGCCGATCATGCTGTTCTTCTTTATGGGCTTCGAGCATTCGGTGGTGAACATGTTCCTGTTCCCATTCTCGCTGATCATGGGCGGCAATTTTTCCATCGCCGACTACTTCATCTGGAACGAAATTCCGACCGCTCTGGGCAACCTGGTCGGCGGCCTGGCGTTCACCGGCCTGACCTTGTTCAGCACGCACTACAAAACGGCGCCCAAGCGCCAGTTGGCAAACCGTGCGCCGCTGAATACCGCCGAAGCGAAAACCGCCTGA